From a single Maylandia zebra isolate NMK-2024a linkage group LG3, Mzebra_GT3a, whole genome shotgun sequence genomic region:
- the LOC143416790 gene encoding tripartite motif-containing protein 16-like, producing the protein MAQKGVQLDRETFSCSICLDLLINPVTIPCGHSYCRNCIKTHFDEEDRKGIHSCPQCRKTFTPRPVLEKNTMLAALVEQLKKTGLQAAPADHCYAGPEDVACDVCTGRKLKAIKSCLVCLASYCEKHLQPHYDAAPLKKHKLVAPSKKLQENICSRHDEVMKIFCRTDQQSICYLCTMDEHKGHETVPAAAERTEKQKELEVRRLNIQQRIQEREKDVKLLQQEVEAINGSADKAVEDSEKMFTELIRLIQKRRSNMKKKVRSQQETEVSRVKELQEKLEQEIAELKRKDGELEQLSHTEDHNQFLHNYPSLSALSESTDSSSINIRPLSYFEDVTAAVSETRDKLQDILREEWTNISLTVTEEDVLLSPAEPKTRAGFLKYSREITLDPNTTHTHLLLSEGNRKVTFMEQQQSYSDHPDRFTGCYQVLSRESLTGRCYWEVEWGWGGVCIAVTYKNIGRVGRVNECFFGRNDKSWALYWYTDNNKFRHNNVQTHLSGPPSTRVGVYLDHRAGILSFYSVSETMTLLHRVQTTFTQPLYAGLFLYGLGATAELIKVK; encoded by the coding sequence ATGGCACAGAAAGGAGTTCAGCTGGACCGAGAAACCTTCTCTTGTTCCATCTGTTTGGATCTACTGATAAATCCGGTGACTATTccctgtggacacagctactgcaGGAACTGTATTAAAACCCACTTTGATGAAGAGGACAGGAAGggaatccacagctgccctcagtgtAGGAAGACTTTCACACCGAGGCCTGtcctggagaaaaacaccatgttagcagctttagtggagcagctgaagaagactggactccaagctgctccagctgatcactgctatgctggacctgaagatgtggcctgtgatgtctgcactgGGAGGAAGCTGAAAGCCATCAAGTCCTGTCTGGTGTGTCTGGCCTCTTACTGTGAGAAACACCTCCAACCTCACTATGATGCAGCTccattaaagaaacacaagctggtggccccctccaagaagctccaggagaacatctgctctcgtcatgatgaggtgatgaagattttctgtcgtactgatcagcagagtatctgttatctctgcacgatggatgaacataaaggccaTGAAACAGtcccagctgcagcagaaaggactgAGAAGCAGAAGGAGCTCGAGGTGAGACGActaaacatccagcagagaatccaggagcgagagaaagatgtgaagctgcttcaacaggaggtggaggccatcaatGGCTCTGCTGATAAAGCAGTGGAGGACAGTGAGAAGATGTTCACTGAGCTGATCCGTCTCATccagaaaagaagatccaatATGAAGAAGAAGGtcagatcccagcaggaaactgaagtgagtcgagtcaaagagcttcaggagaagctggagcaggagatcgctgagctgaagaggaaagacggcgagctggagcagctctcacacacagaggatcacaaccagtttctacacaactacccctcactgtcagcactcagtgagtctacagactcatccagcatcaatattcgtcctctgagctactttgaggatgtgacagcagctgtgtcagagaccagagataaactacaggacattctgagagaggaatggacaaacatctcaTTGACAGTCACTGAAGAGGATGTTTTACTGTCACCAGCAGAGCCAAAGACCAGAGctggattcttaaaatattcacgtgaaatcacactggatccaaacacaACTCACACACATCTGTTATTATCTGAAGGGAACAGAAAAGTAACATTTATGGAACAACAACAGTCTtattctgatcatccagacagattcacaGGATGTTATCAAGTCCTGAGTAGAGAGAGTCTGACTGGacgttgttactgggaggtggagtgggGATGGGGAGGAGTTTGTATAGCAGTCACATACAAGAACATCGGCAGAGTAGGGAGAGTGAATGAATGTTTCTTTGGACGCAACGACAAATCTTGGGCATTATATTGGTACACAGACAATAATAAATTTCGCCATAACAATGTCCAAACTCACCTCTCAGGTCCTCCGTCCACCAGAGTaggagtgtacctggatcacagagcaggtattctgtctttctacagcgtctctgaaaccatgactctcctccacagagtccagaccacattcactcagccgctctaTGCTGGACTTTTTCTTTATGGACTTGGAGCCACTGCAGAGTTGATTAAAGTCAAATAG
- the LOC101470411 gene encoding uncharacterized protein LOC101470411 isoform X3 — MSSAQYLREFIKERLTAVCEEIFSEVQKTIVQYEEEINRQHRLLDISRKPDRNSHIIEESLGEQQVCNQETNSSLDQEDPEPPQIKEEQEELCSSQEGEQLGLKQEAEDIIVWTDEEQLRLLEMVWKPEMQSHRIVLQSSA; from the exons ATGAGTTCAGCTCAGTATCTGAGAGAGTTCATCAAGGAGAGACTAACTGCTGTTTGTGAAGAAATCTTCTCAGAGGTTCAAAAAACCATCGTCCAGTATGAGGAGGAGATCAACCGTCAGCACAGACTGCTGGATATCAGCCGGAAACCCGACAGAAACTCTCACATCATAG aggagagtcTGGGTGAGCAGCAGGTCTGTAATCAGGAGACGAACTCCAGTCTGGACCAGGAGGACCCAGAGCCtccacagattaaagaggaacaggaggaactgtgcagcagtcaggagggagagcagcttGGACTGAAGCAGGAGGCTGAAGACATTATTGTCTGGACTGATGAAGAGCAGCTCAGGCTGctggagatggtctggaaacCTGAGAtgcagtcacacagaatag tactgcaatcttctgcatga
- the LOC101470411 gene encoding uncharacterized protein LOC101470411 isoform X1, which produces MSSAQYLREFIKERLTAVCEEIFSEVQKTIVQYEEEINRQHRLLDISRKPDRNSHIIEESLGEQQVCNQETNSSLDQEDPEPPQIKEEQEELCSSQEGEQLGLKQEAEDIIVWTDEEQLRLLEMVWKPEMQSHRIDLHQQSVHDEEMVTREKQVCNKERNSSLDQEDPEPPQIKEEQEELCSSQEGEQLGLKQEADTFMETPTYGESDYSEPEPNSEQFISHISPEAESRDHDESQRVDSGSARNAELKKNRYDRKRSHSQRVNNTSVSESQSKPQNRHKHLICDICGKLCQKKSKLISHKRRHTGERPHSCNTCGKRFFQKSHLSDHVKIHSDEKPHLCRTCGKRFKLNSTLQRHVRIHTGEKPHLCRTCGKRFKLNSSLQRHVRIHTGEKPYSCSSCGKRYRRLDHVKIHMKIHAV; this is translated from the exons ATGAGTTCAGCTCAGTATCTGAGAGAGTTCATCAAGGAGAGACTAACTGCTGTTTGTGAAGAAATCTTCTCAGAGGTTCAAAAAACCATCGTCCAGTATGAGGAGGAGATCAACCGTCAGCACAGACTGCTGGATATCAGCCGGAAACCCGACAGAAACTCTCACATCATAG aggagagtcTGGGTGAGCAGCAGGTCTGTAATCAGGAGACGAACTCCAGTCTGGACCAGGAGGACCCAGAGCCtccacagattaaagaggaacaggaggaactgtgcagcagtcaggagggagagcagcttGGACTGAAGCAGGAGGCTGAAGACATTATTGTCTGGACTGATGAAGAGCAGCTCAGGCTGctggagatggtctggaaacCTGAGAtgcagtcacacagaatag ACCTTCACCAGCAGAGTGTCCATGATGAGGAGATGGTCACCAGAGAGAAGCAGGTCTGTAATAAAGAAAGGAACTCCAGTCTGGACCAGGAGGACCCAGAGCCtccacagattaaagaggaacaggaggaactgtgcagcagtcaggagggagagcagcttGGACTGAAGCAGGAGGCTGATACTTTCATGGAGACTCCGACTTATGGGGAAAGTGACTACAGTGAACCAGAACCAAACAGTGAGCAGTTCATTTCTCACATCTCTCCTGAAGCAGAGAGCCGAGATCATGACGAAAGCCAGCGTGTGGACTCAGGATCAGCTAGAAATGCAGAGCTGAAAAAGAATAGATATGACAGAAAGAGAAGTCACAGTCAGAGAGTAAACAACACTTCTGTGTCAGAGAGTCAGAGTAAACCTCAGAACAGGCATAAGCATCTGATATGTGACATATGTGGAAAGCTTTGTCAAAAGAAATCCAAATTGATTAGCCATAAGAGACGTCACACAGGTGAGAGACCACATTCCTGTAAcacctgtgggaaaagattcTTTCAGAAGTCACATTTGAGTGATCATGTAAAAATTCACTCAGATGAGAAGCcacatctttgcaggacctgtggAAAAAGATTCAAACTAAACTCTACATTGCAACGTCATGTaagaattcacacaggtgagaaaccacatctttgcaggacctgtggAAAAAGATTCAAACTAAACTCTTCATTGCAACGTCATGTaagaattcacacaggtgagaaaccgTATTCCTGTAGCAGCTGTGGGAAAAGATATAGGCGGCTTGACCATGTAAAGATTCACATGAAAATTCATGCTGTTTAA
- the LOC101470411 gene encoding uncharacterized protein LOC101470411 isoform X2: protein MKIYREHTRITPKCNIFITNITRESCHSVFPQNLTKQHDCEEEESLGEQQVCNQETNSSLDQEDPEPPQIKEEQEELCSSQEGEQLGLKQEAEDIIVWTDEEQLRLLEMVWKPEMQSHRIDLHQQSVHDEEMVTREKQVCNKERNSSLDQEDPEPPQIKEEQEELCSSQEGEQLGLKQEADTFMETPTYGESDYSEPEPNSEQFISHISPEAESRDHDESQRVDSGSARNAELKKNRYDRKRSHSQRVNNTSVSESQSKPQNRHKHLICDICGKLCQKKSKLISHKRRHTGERPHSCNTCGKRFFQKSHLSDHVKIHSDEKPHLCRTCGKRFKLNSTLQRHVRIHTGEKPHLCRTCGKRFKLNSSLQRHVRIHTGEKPYSCSSCGKRYRRLDHVKIHMKIHAV, encoded by the exons ATGAAGATCTACAGGGAACATACAAGAATAACAccaaaatgcaacattttcatTACAAATATAACAAGAGAATCTTGTCACTCTGTTTTTCCTCAAAACCTCACAAAACAACATgactgtgaggaagaggagagtcTGGGTGAGCAGCAGGTCTGTAATCAGGAGACGAACTCCAGTCTGGACCAGGAGGACCCAGAGCCtccacagattaaagaggaacaggaggaactgtgcagcagtcaggagggagagcagcttGGACTGAAGCAGGAGGCTGAAGACATTATTGTCTGGACTGATGAAGAGCAGCTCAGGCTGctggagatggtctggaaacCTGAGAtgcagtcacacagaatag ACCTTCACCAGCAGAGTGTCCATGATGAGGAGATGGTCACCAGAGAGAAGCAGGTCTGTAATAAAGAAAGGAACTCCAGTCTGGACCAGGAGGACCCAGAGCCtccacagattaaagaggaacaggaggaactgtgcagcagtcaggagggagagcagcttGGACTGAAGCAGGAGGCTGATACTTTCATGGAGACTCCGACTTATGGGGAAAGTGACTACAGTGAACCAGAACCAAACAGTGAGCAGTTCATTTCTCACATCTCTCCTGAAGCAGAGAGCCGAGATCATGACGAAAGCCAGCGTGTGGACTCAGGATCAGCTAGAAATGCAGAGCTGAAAAAGAATAGATATGACAGAAAGAGAAGTCACAGTCAGAGAGTAAACAACACTTCTGTGTCAGAGAGTCAGAGTAAACCTCAGAACAGGCATAAGCATCTGATATGTGACATATGTGGAAAGCTTTGTCAAAAGAAATCCAAATTGATTAGCCATAAGAGACGTCACACAGGTGAGAGACCACATTCCTGTAAcacctgtgggaaaagattcTTTCAGAAGTCACATTTGAGTGATCATGTAAAAATTCACTCAGATGAGAAGCcacatctttgcaggacctgtggAAAAAGATTCAAACTAAACTCTACATTGCAACGTCATGTaagaattcacacaggtgagaaaccacatctttgcaggacctgtggAAAAAGATTCAAACTAAACTCTTCATTGCAACGTCATGTaagaattcacacaggtgagaaaccgTATTCCTGTAGCAGCTGTGGGAAAAGATATAGGCGGCTTGACCATGTAAAGATTCACATGAAAATTCATGCTGTTTAA